From Flavobacterium arcticum, the proteins below share one genomic window:
- a CDS encoding phage terminase large subunit: MKLLVKQEHAIYYLKDNLTEEVLYGGAAGGGKSALGCLWLMEMCQKYPGTRWLMGRSKLKNLKETTLNTFFELATILQISKQFHYRAQENIIRWNNGSEILLKDLFHYPSDPNFDSLGSLEVTGAFIDECNQVVYHAWQIVKSRIRYKLSEHGLIPKMLGSCNPSKNWAYKEFFKPYRENTLPQYRKFIQSLPTDNPYLHPSYLQSLLRLDKNSRERLYFGNWEYDNDPATLIDYDAIADYFNPIHITPEGLKYLTIDVARKGRDNTIFRVWHGWLCIHREAIAKSGLDEVVARARQLQAKFGIALSNTIADEDGVGGGVVDFLKCKGFINNASPLEMKENGTYVKPNYDNLKSQCSIKMAEMITARMAGEICDNDTVQQTTIEEMEQVKLKDIDKDGKQGIIPKDRVKALIGRSPDEWDSIMMRYWFALRKSYNARVRVG; the protein is encoded by the coding sequence ATGAAGCTGTTGGTTAAACAAGAACACGCCATTTACTACCTAAAAGACAACCTAACTGAAGAGGTACTCTACGGCGGAGCAGCAGGCGGCGGCAAGAGCGCACTCGGGTGTCTTTGGCTCATGGAAATGTGCCAAAAATACCCAGGTACACGGTGGCTCATGGGGCGTAGCAAGCTCAAGAACCTGAAAGAAACCACCCTCAACACCTTTTTTGAACTCGCTACTATATTACAAATCAGTAAGCAATTTCATTACCGCGCTCAGGAGAATATAATCAGGTGGAACAACGGTAGCGAAATACTGCTAAAAGACTTGTTTCATTATCCCAGCGACCCGAATTTTGACAGTTTAGGTTCGCTCGAAGTTACAGGCGCATTTATAGACGAATGCAACCAAGTAGTCTATCATGCTTGGCAAATCGTAAAAAGTAGAATCCGCTACAAACTATCAGAACACGGGCTTATCCCGAAAATGTTAGGCAGTTGCAACCCCTCTAAAAACTGGGCATATAAAGAATTTTTCAAGCCCTACCGAGAGAACACATTGCCACAATACCGCAAGTTTATACAAAGCCTACCCACAGATAACCCATACCTGCATCCAAGTTACCTGCAATCGTTATTACGATTAGATAAAAACAGTCGCGAACGCCTCTATTTTGGCAACTGGGAGTACGACAACGACCCTGCCACATTAATAGACTACGATGCTATTGCCGACTATTTTAACCCCATACATATAACCCCCGAAGGGCTCAAATACCTAACTATAGATGTAGCCCGAAAAGGGCGCGACAATACCATTTTCAGGGTGTGGCACGGTTGGCTGTGCATCCATCGGGAGGCTATAGCCAAATCAGGACTTGACGAGGTAGTAGCACGAGCGCGCCAGTTACAAGCAAAGTTTGGCATTGCACTCAGCAACACCATAGCCGATGAAGATGGTGTGGGTGGCGGTGTAGTCGATTTCCTGAAATGCAAAGGATTCATTAATAATGCTTCGCCACTCGAAATGAAAGAGAACGGCACCTATGTAAAGCCAAATTATGACAACCTCAAGAGTCAATGCAGTATTAAAATGGCAGAAATGATAACCGCTCGCATGGCAGGTGAAATCTGCGATAACGACACCGTGCAGCAAACCACCATTGAGGAGATGGAACAAGTAAAACTAAAAGATATAGACAAAGATGGCAAACAGGGCATTATACCCAAAGACCGCGTAAAAGCCCTCATAGGGCGCAGCCCCGACGAATGGGACAGCATCATGATGCGTTACTGGTTTGCTTTACGCAAAAGTTATAACGCGCGCGTTCGGGTGGGGTAG
- a CDS encoding Panacea domain-containing protein, whose product MQKPMYNPVTIVNYFIKKYANDDQLTPMKLIKLTYIAYGWYLALSDGDKLVTEEPQAWDLGPVLPTLYHTLKKYGGNKVNEPIFLKEANKDAISDEDAEFLDFIWDKYGQYSGKELSAITHTKGTPWSEIYPKGYNLTLPKELVQKYYETKMHEVLDHAS is encoded by the coding sequence ATGCAAAAACCTATGTATAACCCAGTTACTATTGTAAACTACTTTATAAAAAAGTATGCTAACGACGATCAGTTAACGCCAATGAAGTTAATAAAACTAACTTACATTGCCTACGGGTGGTACTTAGCATTGAGCGATGGCGACAAGCTAGTAACCGAAGAACCACAAGCTTGGGATCTAGGTCCTGTACTGCCCACACTATACCATACCCTAAAAAAGTATGGCGGCAATAAAGTTAACGAGCCTATTTTCTTAAAAGAAGCCAACAAAGACGCTATTTCTGATGAAGACGCTGAGTTTTTAGACTTTATATGGGATAAATACGGGCAATATTCTGGCAAAGAGCTAAGTGCCATAACACACACCAAAGGCACGCCTTGGTCAGAAATATACCCAAAAGGGTACAATCTTACACTCCCAAAAGAGTTAGTACAAAAATACTACGAGACCAAAATGCACGAAGTATTAGACCACGCATCATAA
- a CDS encoding DUF1376 domain-containing protein has product MKDPAFPFYAQDFLVGTLHMTCEETGAYIKLLAYQWVNLGIPKKRISIIIGAGWENVWLSIREKFVEKNDVYYNERLEFEREKRARFKQKQSENGKKGGRPKKDNAPQGQDGATTNTITNNNTNQDETNNPTLTQKKPLENESEYEIENNNENRKEGTGEKQNITYPYPTEAFAQQWQAWKNYRATEHNFHYRSPQSEQAALAELGTLSLDSEADAIAIMHQSMSKGWKGFFELKSNEQTRAPSRKGKTQYSNDFKRKIAEGLQSR; this is encoded by the coding sequence ATGAAAGATCCCGCATTTCCATTCTATGCCCAAGACTTCTTGGTAGGCACACTCCACATGACGTGCGAAGAAACAGGAGCTTACATAAAGCTCCTAGCTTACCAGTGGGTAAACCTTGGCATACCCAAAAAAAGAATTAGCATAATTATAGGCGCAGGTTGGGAAAACGTGTGGCTATCCATTCGCGAAAAGTTTGTCGAGAAAAACGATGTGTATTATAACGAAAGGTTAGAGTTTGAACGCGAAAAAAGAGCACGGTTTAAACAAAAACAATCAGAAAATGGTAAAAAAGGTGGTCGTCCCAAAAAAGACAATGCCCCCCAAGGTCAAGACGGGGCGACTACCAATACCATTACTAACAACAATACAAATCAGGACGAAACCAATAACCCAACCCTAACCCAAAAAAAGCCTTTAGAAAATGAAAGTGAATATGAAATAGAAAATAATAATGAAAATAGAAAAGAGGGTACGGGAGAAAAACAAAACATAACCTACCCCTACCCTACCGAAGCATTTGCACAACAATGGCAAGCATGGAAAAACTACCGCGCTACAGAACATAATTTTCATTACCGCAGCCCGCAAAGCGAGCAAGCAGCCCTTGCCGAACTCGGCACCCTGTCTCTTGATAGCGAAGCCGATGCCATAGCCATAATGCACCAAAGCATGAGCAAAGGTTGGAAAGGATTTTTTGAACTGAAAAGCAATGAGCAAACAAGAGCACCTTCCCGAAAAGGCAAAACACAGTATAGCAACGATTTCAAACGAAAAATTGCTGAAGGTTTACAGTCCCGTTAA
- a CDS encoding DUF3127 domain-containing protein — MKISGNIESIEYRNTAGHEKKVVTIAPGFRQKAFVEFRGRRMADLDAFKENDEIEVTVTLEGKTSKNSGIQYNNLVAQEVTQTGSALMQ; from the coding sequence ATGAAAATTTCAGGAAACATTGAGAGCATTGAGTACCGTAACACAGCCGGACACGAAAAAAAAGTAGTAACCATAGCACCAGGATTTAGGCAAAAAGCCTTTGTAGAATTTCGCGGTAGGCGCATGGCAGATCTTGACGCCTTTAAAGAAAACGACGAGATAGAAGTAACCGTAACACTAGAAGGAAAAACCTCTAAAAATAGCGGTATACAGTATAACAACCTTGTAGCACAAGAGGTAACCCAAACAGGGAGTGCCCTTATGCAATAA
- a CDS encoding helix-turn-helix domain-containing protein — protein MVINGLEIRQGRERLGLTQKELAELIGSSRETIINYEKGRPIPKSKSEILHKVLEPKAVDYLSVVHNGMKPLSEDFENKNGNKFIELPNGQYYMLMPLAEFKIQAGFLSSYQDTDFLMDLAQHGILVDKPLQGRYVAFRVNGDSMDDGSNNAIIRDSIVSTRELQRHHWVDKLRFRDFPYWVIYTTQSKMPLLKEIVEHNTEEGYITCHSLNDSPEFTDFKLHLNDIQALFYVIDVSRSVSKKISY, from the coding sequence ATGGTTATTAATGGTTTAGAAATAAGACAGGGTCGTGAGCGATTAGGTCTTACTCAAAAGGAGCTTGCAGAACTTATTGGTTCAAGTAGGGAGACTATCATTAATTATGAGAAAGGACGACCTATACCAAAATCTAAAAGCGAAATATTGCACAAGGTGTTAGAGCCCAAAGCTGTAGATTATCTTTCGGTGGTTCATAATGGTATGAAACCGCTTAGTGAAGATTTTGAAAATAAAAATGGTAATAAGTTTATCGAGTTACCAAATGGTCAGTATTATATGCTTATGCCTTTGGCAGAGTTTAAAATACAGGCAGGATTTCTTAGTAGTTATCAGGATACTGATTTTTTGATGGATTTAGCACAACATGGTATTTTAGTAGATAAGCCTTTGCAGGGGCGTTATGTGGCGTTTCGTGTAAATGGCGATAGTATGGACGATGGTAGTAATAATGCTATTATTCGCGACAGTATAGTGAGTACTCGCGAGCTGCAACGTCACCATTGGGTAGATAAGTTACGATTTCGCGATTTCCCGTATTGGGTTATTTATACTACGCAGAGCAAGATGCCGCTATTAAAAGAGATTGTGGAGCATAATACCGAAGAGGGATATATTACCTGCCATTCGTTAAATGATAGCCCAGAATTTACTGATTTTAAACTGCATCTTAATGATATACAGGCACTGTTTTATGTTATTGATGTAAGCCGTAGTGTGAGTAAAAAGATTAGTTATTAA
- a CDS encoding thioredoxin family protein translates to MKKLILCIAAVGLLSTVAISCKDKAEQKTDVTAENNNNPEREEHPEGDHKRPPHDGDRKGPPGGHGPEQTKTLEEIGGYKIGEVATDFSLKNIDGSMFSLADIDNAKGYIVTFTCNECPFAKMYEDRLIELHNTYAPKGYSVIAINPNSPENEKEGYKAMQKRAKEKGFPFPYLVDQGQKIYPQYGAVRTPHVFLLDKDRKVQYIGTIDDNAKSTEDVKVKYLENAIKALENGEKPSPNLTKAIGCPVKASKA, encoded by the coding sequence ATGAAAAAGTTAATTTTATGCATCGCCGCAGTCGGTTTATTATCAACCGTAGCCATCTCATGTAAAGATAAGGCAGAACAAAAAACAGATGTTACTGCCGAGAATAACAACAATCCCGAAAGAGAAGAACACCCAGAAGGCGACCATAAAAGACCTCCGCATGACGGAGATAGAAAAGGACCTCCAGGTGGTCATGGACCAGAACAAACAAAAACCTTAGAAGAAATTGGAGGTTATAAAATAGGAGAAGTAGCTACCGATTTCAGTCTTAAAAATATAGATGGTTCTATGTTTTCTTTAGCAGATATAGACAATGCAAAAGGATACATTGTAACCTTTACTTGCAACGAATGTCCTTTTGCAAAAATGTATGAAGACCGTCTAATAGAACTACACAACACCTATGCTCCTAAAGGATACTCTGTAATTGCTATTAACCCTAACAGCCCAGAAAACGAAAAAGAAGGTTACAAAGCAATGCAAAAAAGAGCCAAAGAAAAAGGATTCCCATTCCCTTACTTAGTTGACCAAGGACAAAAAATTTACCCTCAATATGGAGCCGTTAGAACTCCACACGTATTTTTATTAGACAAAGATCGTAAAGTACAATACATAGGTACAATAGATGATAATGCTAAATCTACCGAAGACGTGAAGGTTAAATATCTTGAAAATGCAATAAAAGCATTAGAAAACGGAGAAAAACCTAGCCCAAACCTAACAAAAGCAATCGGATGCCCAGTTAAAGCTAGTAAAGCCTAA
- a CDS encoding TlpA family protein disulfide reductase: MSAILFFKQKIRHLLCLGLLFSFCISCKNKEAKVITEVKNVSEINNNIPVYDFNTLEPLFYTKTDKTYIINFWAMWCGPCVEELPYIEEYAAKNPDVEVLLISLDFPKDIETKLKPFLKKKNITSKVILLDDPDANAWIDKIDPHWSGSIPFTIIFNSKKRAFFEHAFTSTKELENTVTETLKQ; encoded by the coding sequence TTGTCAGCAATACTATTCTTTAAACAAAAAATAAGACATCTATTATGTCTCGGCTTACTGTTTTCTTTTTGTATAAGTTGCAAAAACAAAGAAGCAAAAGTAATTACAGAGGTCAAAAATGTTTCTGAAATCAATAACAACATTCCTGTTTACGATTTTAACACCCTAGAACCTCTTTTTTATACTAAAACAGACAAGACCTATATTATTAATTTTTGGGCTATGTGGTGCGGACCATGTGTTGAAGAGCTACCCTATATAGAAGAATATGCAGCCAAAAACCCCGATGTAGAAGTATTACTTATAAGTCTTGATTTCCCAAAGGATATCGAGACGAAGCTTAAACCCTTTTTAAAGAAAAAAAACATAACATCTAAAGTCATCCTATTAGATGATCCAGACGCTAATGCTTGGATAGATAAAATAGACCCACACTGGTCTGGATCTATCCCTTTTACTATAATTTTTAATAGTAAAAAAAGAGCCTTTTTTGAGCATGCCTTCACTAGTACAAAAGAGCTAGAAAACACCGTAACAGAAACCTTAAAACAATAA
- a CDS encoding DASH family cryptochrome produces MPTSIVWFKTDLRLHDNEALVKAIQQNNSVVPVFCIDDDQFGKTKFGFEKTGSFRAQFLLESLADLDTQLRKLKSGLVIVRGIPEEELPRVARLYNAKKVYAKKEVTTDEKKQEERVVAALWKQGCMVETFSTSTLYHAEDLPFPLRGIPDVFTTFRKKIEKEAGIRPVFHKPDSIPSPIIPLMELPSLEELGLEEIALDSRAAITFKGGETEGLKRLNDYIFKTEAIATYKETRNGLLGKNYSSKFSPWLAMGCLSPREVYHEVKKYEAKNGANKSTYWMIFELLWRDYFRFMMKKHRNKLFLSGGIKNIAPKLSKPNAEVLQRWINGETGQDFIDANMRELKLTGFMSNRGRQNVASYLCHELDTDWRYGAAYFEEILIDYDPSSNWGNWAYIAGVGNDPRVERHFDPQKQADDYDAKKTYRDLWLQEA; encoded by the coding sequence ATGCCTACATCTATAGTTTGGTTTAAAACAGATTTAAGGCTGCATGATAACGAAGCTTTGGTAAAAGCTATACAGCAAAACAACAGCGTAGTACCTGTGTTTTGTATAGACGATGACCAGTTTGGGAAAACAAAATTTGGTTTCGAGAAAACAGGCAGCTTTAGGGCGCAATTCCTGCTGGAATCGCTTGCCGACCTCGACACACAGTTACGCAAATTAAAATCGGGGCTGGTAATAGTACGCGGTATTCCCGAAGAAGAATTGCCTCGTGTAGCACGGCTGTATAATGCCAAAAAGGTATATGCCAAAAAAGAGGTAACTACCGACGAGAAAAAACAGGAAGAACGTGTAGTGGCAGCCCTATGGAAGCAAGGCTGTATGGTAGAAACCTTTAGTACCAGTACTTTGTACCATGCAGAGGATTTGCCGTTCCCGTTGCGTGGTATTCCTGATGTGTTTACCACTTTTCGAAAAAAGATAGAAAAAGAAGCAGGCATACGTCCTGTTTTTCATAAACCTGATAGTATTCCTTCGCCTATTATTCCGCTAATGGAATTGCCTTCGCTTGAAGAGCTTGGACTGGAGGAGATAGCTCTTGACAGTAGGGCAGCAATAACATTTAAAGGTGGTGAAACGGAAGGGCTAAAACGCCTTAACGATTATATTTTTAAAACCGAAGCTATTGCGACTTATAAGGAAACCCGTAATGGTTTGTTAGGTAAAAATTATTCGTCTAAATTTTCACCGTGGCTGGCTATGGGGTGCCTTTCGCCTCGCGAGGTGTATCACGAAGTGAAAAAGTATGAAGCCAAAAATGGTGCAAACAAGAGTACCTACTGGATGATATTTGAGTTATTGTGGCGCGACTACTTTAGGTTTATGATGAAAAAACACCGCAATAAGCTTTTCCTTTCTGGAGGTATAAAAAATATAGCGCCTAAATTATCAAAGCCTAACGCCGAAGTACTACAACGCTGGATAAATGGCGAAACGGGACAAGATTTTATAGATGCCAATATGCGCGAGCTAAAACTTACGGGTTTTATGAGCAATAGAGGCAGGCAAAATGTGGCAAGCTACTTGTGCCACGAACTGGATACAGACTGGCGGTATGGTGCTGCTTATTTTGAAGAAATATTAATAGATTATGACCCGTCGAGCAATTGGGGCAACTGGGCTTATATAGCTGGTGTGGGTAACGACCCACGGGTAGAACGACACTTTGACCCACAAAAGCAAGCCGACGATTATGATGCTAAAAAAACATATCGTGACTTATGGCTACAAGAAGCATAG
- a CDS encoding TIGR03643 family protein, whose protein sequence is MATRSIAIKETSDLTERDIDRIIEMAWEDRTPFDAIEYQFSLTEDKVKELMKRELKFSSYRLWRKRVESCKTKHAKKRSDAIDRFKCSRQRAISSNKIAKR, encoded by the coding sequence ATGGCTACAAGAAGCATAGCAATTAAAGAAACATCTGACTTAACGGAAAGAGATATAGACCGTATTATAGAAATGGCATGGGAAGACCGTACCCCATTTGACGCCATAGAATATCAGTTTAGCCTTACCGAAGATAAGGTAAAGGAACTCATGAAACGCGAGCTAAAGTTTAGCAGTTACCGCTTGTGGCGCAAGCGTGTAGAAAGTTGTAAAACTAAGCATGCTAAAAAACGTAGCGATGCTATAGACCGTTTTAAATGTAGCCGACAACGTGCTATATCTAGCAATAAAATTGCTAAACGGTAA
- a CDS encoding SDR family NAD(P)-dependent oxidoreductase, translating to MATYIFAGASSGMAMQAATLLQEQGHKVIGVSTKEDTGNYNQWYKVQEYGFGAFPAIDAEIDGLVYFPGTINLKPFHRINENDFTTDFTISALGAAAFVQAYLPQLKKSAIASIVFISTVAVGTGMPFHASVAMAKGAVEGLTRSLAAEYAPKVRVNCVAPSLTDTPLAGRLLASEDKMEAAKNRNPLKKIGTPNDLAQAITFLLGANAAWVTGQVLAVDGGMNKLRLL from the coding sequence ATGGCTACTTATATATTTGCAGGAGCATCGTCGGGAATGGCAATGCAGGCTGCAACACTACTACAGGAACAAGGACACAAGGTTATAGGTGTCTCTACTAAAGAGGATACGGGTAATTATAATCAGTGGTACAAGGTACAAGAGTATGGCTTTGGTGCATTTCCTGCTATTGATGCCGAAATAGACGGGCTAGTTTATTTCCCAGGGACTATAAACCTGAAACCTTTTCATAGAATTAATGAAAACGATTTTACTACCGATTTTACGATTAGCGCACTGGGTGCAGCAGCTTTTGTGCAGGCATATTTGCCTCAGCTTAAAAAGAGCGCTATTGCATCAATAGTATTTATTAGTACAGTGGCTGTGGGTACGGGTATGCCGTTTCATGCATCGGTAGCAATGGCAAAGGGTGCGGTAGAGGGTTTAACCCGATCGCTTGCTGCTGAGTATGCGCCTAAAGTGCGTGTAAACTGTGTAGCGCCCTCGCTAACCGATACACCACTTGCTGGGCGACTGCTAGCCTCTGAAGATAAAATGGAGGCTGCTAAAAACCGTAATCCGTTAAAGAAGATAGGTACTCCTAATGATTTGGCTCAAGCTATAACTTTTTTGCTGGGCGCAAATGCTGCTTGGGTAACAGGGCAGGTGCTTGCTGTAGATGGCGGTATGAATAAACTAAGGCTATTGTAA
- a CDS encoding 5-formyltetrahydrofolate cyclo-ligase, with amino-acid sequence MTKQEIRAKYRALRKGLTTAEVETQSLAIANKLLQLPVWDKTYYHLFLSIEEQKEVQTEFVLHILSGKDKEIVVAKSDFENFGMTHYLLTDNTKLAKNQYGIPEPIDGLEVPSIKLDVVFIPLLAFDNNGNRLGYGKGFYDRFLAECRSDVVKIGLSFFESETETLPNSDTDIALDYCVTPQKVYQFNKQH; translated from the coding sequence ATGACAAAGCAAGAAATAAGAGCCAAATATCGCGCCTTGCGCAAAGGCTTAACTACAGCCGAAGTAGAAACACAAAGCCTTGCCATAGCTAACAAGCTGTTGCAATTGCCCGTTTGGGATAAAACCTACTACCACCTATTCTTGAGTATTGAAGAACAAAAAGAAGTACAAACCGAATTTGTGCTGCACATACTATCGGGGAAAGATAAAGAGATTGTAGTCGCAAAATCTGACTTTGAAAACTTTGGCATGACACACTACCTACTTACTGATAACACAAAACTGGCAAAAAACCAGTACGGAATACCCGAACCTATAGACGGGTTAGAAGTACCCTCCATAAAACTAGACGTGGTGTTTATACCCCTACTCGCTTTTGATAATAATGGTAACAGGCTTGGGTATGGCAAAGGTTTTTATGATAGATTCTTAGCCGAATGTCGCTCCGATGTGGTAAAAATAGGGCTTAGTTTTTTTGAGTCTGAAACAGAAACACTACCCAATAGTGACACAGATATAGCCCTAGACTATTGTGTAACACCACAAAAGGTGTATCAGTTTAATAAACAACATTAA
- a CDS encoding patatin-like phospholipase family protein translates to MKKILPLLLCLLLIGTVTAQEENSANTNTKRPKIGVVLSGGGAKGLAHIGVLKVLEEAGIKVDYIGGTSMGAIVGGLYAAGYSAQELDSIFNSLDADALIQDYTPRGSKNFFERRNDELYALSLPFKGFKISFPTALSKGLYNYTTVNRLTDNVRHQRDFNKLPIPFVCVATDIETGEEIILHKGVLPDAILASGAFPSLYYPVEIDGRLLIDGGVTNNYPVEEVKKMGADIIIGVDVQDGLKDRTQIKGATGVLVQINNYQMIRKMDAKREATDIYIKPDISGYTVISFDDGRQIIDKGEEAAHAIIDKLKALGSNTPIVKKAMQVNDSIAVAEIEISGLKNYSRAYVIGKLNFKPGTKISYEKFNRGISNLNATQNFNAISYNFEKTGKGDRLNLTIIENPINRYLKFGLHYDGLYKSGVLVNFTQKNLFRRGDVAALDVVLGDNFRYMFNYYMDNGFYTSYGVRSTLNSFNRNVPGNIISDIDVNSANVDYTDINNQIYIQTIFAQKFLLGGGAELKHLKIKSETLSTDRKKVFDDSDYFSVYGYLNYDSYNKRYFPSKGWYFQGEAKSFLYSSDYNKDFERFTILKAEIATAKKIYRNFTIEMQTEAGITVGEDTANFFDFILGGYGYNTINNFRHFYGYDFISLSGNSYIKSTFTLDWEFIRKHHLNATANYANVGHNLLNEGNIISLPEYTGYAMGYGMESIIGPLEIKHSWSPDTNKHYTWISVGFWF, encoded by the coding sequence ATGAAAAAAATACTTCCCCTGTTACTATGCTTACTACTTATAGGCACGGTTACTGCACAGGAGGAAAACAGCGCTAACACCAATACTAAAAGACCCAAAATAGGCGTAGTACTAAGCGGTGGCGGAGCTAAAGGGTTAGCCCACATTGGCGTACTAAAAGTACTAGAAGAAGCAGGCATAAAGGTAGACTATATAGGCGGTACCAGCATGGGCGCTATTGTAGGCGGGCTGTATGCTGCAGGCTATTCGGCACAAGAGCTAGACTCTATTTTTAACTCGCTCGATGCCGATGCACTAATACAAGACTACACCCCTCGTGGCTCTAAAAACTTTTTCGAAAGGCGTAATGACGAGCTCTACGCACTATCATTACCCTTTAAAGGCTTTAAAATCAGTTTCCCTACTGCCCTATCAAAGGGGTTATACAACTACACCACCGTTAACCGCCTTACAGATAATGTGCGACACCAGCGCGATTTTAATAAACTACCCATACCCTTTGTTTGTGTAGCTACCGATATAGAAACAGGCGAAGAAATAATATTACATAAAGGAGTATTGCCCGATGCTATACTTGCCAGTGGGGCTTTCCCATCGTTATACTACCCTGTAGAGATAGACGGACGACTATTAATAGATGGCGGAGTTACTAACAACTACCCTGTAGAGGAGGTTAAAAAAATGGGTGCCGATATTATTATTGGGGTAGATGTACAAGACGGGCTTAAAGACAGAACACAAATAAAAGGAGCTACAGGCGTACTGGTACAAATAAACAACTACCAGATGATCAGGAAAATGGATGCTAAGCGCGAAGCTACAGACATTTATATAAAACCAGACATCTCGGGTTACACCGTTATCTCGTTTGACGATGGCAGACAAATAATTGATAAAGGAGAAGAGGCAGCACACGCCATAATAGATAAGCTAAAAGCACTAGGGAGCAACACCCCTATTGTAAAAAAAGCCATGCAGGTAAACGACTCTATAGCTGTAGCAGAAATAGAAATATCGGGACTTAAAAATTACAGTAGAGCCTATGTTATTGGTAAACTTAACTTTAAACCAGGTACAAAAATTTCGTACGAAAAGTTCAATCGTGGCATTAGCAACCTCAACGCTACACAAAACTTCAATGCCATATCTTACAATTTCGAAAAGACTGGTAAAGGCGACAGACTAAACCTTACTATTATAGAAAACCCTATAAACCGTTACCTAAAATTTGGGTTGCATTATGACGGACTTTATAAAAGTGGGGTACTAGTAAACTTTACTCAAAAAAACCTCTTTAGGCGTGGCGACGTAGCTGCGCTAGACGTTGTGCTAGGCGACAACTTTAGATACATGTTTAACTACTACATGGATAACGGCTTTTATACCAGCTATGGGGTACGTTCTACTCTAAATAGTTTTAACCGTAATGTGCCAGGCAATATTATATCTGACATCGATGTAAACTCTGCTAATGTAGATTATACTGATATTAACAACCAAATATATATACAAACTATATTTGCACAAAAATTCTTGTTAGGCGGTGGCGCAGAACTTAAACATTTAAAAATAAAATCGGAAACCTTAAGCACAGATAGAAAAAAAGTGTTTGACGATAGCGATTATTTCTCAGTATATGGCTACTTAAATTACGACTCCTATAACAAGCGCTATTTTCCTAGTAAAGGTTGGTATTTTCAGGGCGAAGCAAAATCGTTTTTATACTCTAGCGACTATAACAAAGACTTCGAACGTTTTACCATTTTAAAAGCCGAGATAGCTACAGCCAAAAAAATATACCGCAACTTTACTATAGAAATGCAAACAGAAGCAGGAATTACTGTAGGCGAAGACACAGCAAACTTTTTCGATTTTATATTAGGTGGCTATGGCTATAACACGATTAATAACTTCCGCCATTTTTATGGATACGATTTTATAAGCCTATCGGGCAACAGCTATATAAAAAGCACCTTTACACTAGACTGGGAGTTCATCAGGAAACACCACCTTAACGCTACAGCAAACTATGCCAATGTGGGGCATAATTTATTAAACGAAGGTAATATCATCTCACTACCAGAGTATACAGGATATGCCATGGGCTATGGCATGGAAAGCATTATAGGTCCTCTGGAAATAAAACACAGTTGGTCGCCAGACACTAATAAGCACTACACATGGATAAGCGTAGGGTTTTGGTTTTAA